The following are encoded in a window of Panicum virgatum strain AP13 chromosome 5N, P.virgatum_v5, whole genome shotgun sequence genomic DNA:
- the LOC120672375 gene encoding chaperone protein dnaJ 49-like: MEGNKDDAAKCLRIGRGALEAGDRARAVKFLSKAKRLDPSLPIDDLLAPLLSPQDDSPASSSSSPPPPPPPQPSAGPAGAGAAEADGLRERKQKGRRREEEEEATGAAREYTVEQLEVVRQVKKHSRDYYQILGLEKDCTVEDVRKAYRKLSLKVHPDKNKAPGAEDAFKAVSKAFQCLSDAESRKRYDLVGSDEPVTHHRRASTARAYNGFYEDDFDPDEIFRNFFFGGMAPATTRQFGQFGTFHFRTGGMHAHGQQNSGGSTVRMLIQLLPVLLLLLLNFLPSSEPVYSLSRSYPYEHKFQTPRGVAYYVKIPNFEEQYPHQSTERAALERHVERDYYSIITQNCRVELQRRQWGLAYQTPHCDMLKKFEAAAQ; encoded by the coding sequence ATGGAGGGCAACAAGGACGACGCGGCCAAGTGCTTGCGCATCGGCAGGGGCGCGCTCGAGGCCGGcgaccgcgcgcgcgccgtcAAGTTCCTCTCGAAGGCCAAGCGCCTCGACCCGTCCCTCCCCATCGACGACCTCCTCGCTCCGCTCCTCAGCCCCCAGGACGACTCCCCCGCTTCCTCGtcatcatcgccgccgccgcccccaccgccacAACCTTCAGCAGGGCCAGCGGGAGCAGGAGCAGCTGAGGCTGACGGGCTGAGAGAGAGGAAACAGAAGGGcagaaggagggaggaggaggaagaggcgaCTGGCGCTGCGAGAGAGTACACGGTGGAGCAGCTCGAGGTTGTGCGCCAGGTCAAGAAGCACTCCAGGGACTACTACCAGATCCTGGGCCTCGAGAAGGACTGCACCGTCGAAGACGTGCGCAAGGCCTACCGCAAGCTCTCGCTCAAGGTGCACCCTGACAAGAACAAGGCCCCTGGCGCAGAGGATGCCTTCAAGGCCGTTTCCAAAGCCTTCCAGTGCCTTAGTGATGCCGAGAGTCGTAAGCGCTATGACCTTGTTGGCTCGGATGAGCCAGTAACACACCACAGGAGGGCCTCCACTGCCCGTGCATACAATGGTTTCTATGAGGATGACTTTGACCCAGATGAGATATTCAGAAACTTCTTCTTTGGTGGTATGGCACCTGCCACCACCAGGCAGTTTGGACAGTTTGGGACGTTCCATTTCAGAACTGGTGGAATGCATGCTCATGGGCAGCAAAACTCTGGTGGCTCAACTGTCAGGATGCTTATTCAGTTGTTGCCAGTTCTACTTCTGCTGTTGCTCAACTTCCTGCCATCCTCTGAGCCTGTTTACTCCCTCTCACGCTCCTACCCATATGAGCACAAGTTCCAAACACCACGTGGAGTTGCATACTATGTCAAGATTCCTAATTTTGAGGAGCAGTATCCACACCAAAGCACTGAACGAGCAGCACTGGAGCGGCATGTTGAGAGGGATTATTACTCAATAATCACACAGAATTGCAGGGTCGAACTGCAGCGCCGCCAATGGGGGTTAGCATACCAGACACCACACTGTGATATGCTTAAAAAATTTGAGGCAGCAGCTCAGTAA
- the LOC120676092 gene encoding aspartic proteinase 39-like isoform X2, whose protein sequence is MRCRKRRKEEKEREEKEMKPRPAGCHPRRTSGCRRWRARRHPARRGRGSCPPGRTQRARRRSARTAPGRPAGPGASSPPSGAPPPRTTTGSRGAAGTERPPSTWSCSCWRTSTTAMSSGSEASPRATAPGSWLWHSLHLFGFTNIGMDMRAMRWMLLLLLMFVPQIALFTGGDAMSFPPVLSLERRVQLKATAVKQLMQLDMARHATGRRLTGEGQGTTGVVKLPVIGSTDNNVGSPYLTRVKLGSPPKEFTALVDTGSDTLWFTCRPCSGCPEPSGLSQRNFYDPWLSSTSTVIGCSDKWCRDSIKNRLASCDTYHEHGLCGYNFIYESGASAGYYVSDEISLDTVGENIPSFSATIKFGCSNLQSGGLAQTGLGFDGIVGMGPNRNRLSLNSQLNSLGISPMVFSLCLESSGNGVLVLNEAVDQRMVYTPLLESNLNLESISVNGEILPIDSSVFTSGQRKTIVDSGTTLAYFADQAYDPFINAVVAAVSPSVQTSVGNDGGPCFLASGSLDDSSFPPVTLNFANGAAMKLKPHNYLLPEILTGDQLIFCMGWKRQGSLKITVLGDIILMNKLVVHDLDNMRLGWVDYNCSSPVNVTTSHQWKRRHTNAGHASYTFTMSMHIVVAVFAAHMLTFYA, encoded by the exons CATCCTGCGCGCAGAGGACGAGGTAGCTGTCCGCCGGGACGAAcgcagcgcgcgcggcggcgatcaGCGCGAACAGCACCAGGCCGGCCCGCAGGACCGGGGGCCTCGTCGCCACCGTCAGGCGCGCCGCCCCCCAGGACGACCACCGGCagcaggggagcggcggggACGGAAAGGCCGCCTTCTACCtggagctgcagctgctggcgCACCTCAACCACCGCCATGTCGTCCGGCTCCGAGGCTTCGCCGAGGGCCACCGCGCCAG GTTCCTGGCTCTGGCACTCCCTTCATTTATTCGGCTTCACAAACATAG GTATGGATATGCGTGCAATGAGATGGATGCTGCTTCTGCTTCTGATGTTTGTGCCACAGATTGCACTCTTCACCGGTGGAGACGCAATGTCGTTCCCGCCAGTCCTTAGCCTGGAGCGCAGAGTGCAGTTGAAGGCAACGGCTGTGAAGCAGCTAATGCAATTGGACATGGCACGGCATGCCACCGGAAGAAGGCTGACAGGTGAGGGACAGGGTACCACCGGAGTCGTAAAGCTCCCCGTAATCGGCTCAACGGACAACAATGTGGGCTC GCCATACTTAACTCGAGTGAAGTTGGGAAGCCCTCCAAAGGAATTTACGGCTCTAGTTGACACTGGCAGCGATACATTGTGGTTTACTTGCAGGCCTTGTTCTGGTTGCCCAGAACCAAGCGGACTT AGTCAGCGGAACTTCTACGATCCTTGGTTGTCATCCACGTCGACTGTGATAGGATGTTCGGATAAATGGTGCAGAGATTCAATAAAAAACCGCCTTGCAAGCTGTGACACGTACCACGAGCACGGTCTATGTGGTTATAATTTCATATATGAAAGCGGAGCATCCGCTGGGTATTATGTATCCGATGAAATCtctcttgacaccgtcggtGAAAACATACCGAGCTTTTCTGCTACTATTAAATTTGG GTGCAGTAACTTGCAGTCAGGTGGCCTGGCGCAGACAGGTCTCGGTTTCGACGGCATTGTGGGGATGGGGCCAAACAGAAACAGGTTGTCACTGAACTCCCAGTTGAATTCTCTCGGTATATCCCCAATGGTTTTCTCCCTATGCTTGGAGAGCTCTGGCAACGGTGTTCTTGTTCTCAATGAAGCAGTTGACCAAAGAATGGTCTACACACCTCTTCTCGAATCAAA CTTGAATCTGGAGAGCATTTCTGTAAATGGTGAAATACTTCCTATCGACTCTTCGGTGTTCACATCTGGTCAACGGAAAACTATCGTGGATTCAGGAACAACACTAGCATATTTTGCAGATCAGGCCTATGATCCGTTTATTAATGCG GTAGTTGCTGCAGTCTCTCCATCTGTGCAAACTTCTGTGGGCAATGATGGAGGGCCTTGTTTTCTTGCATCTGGAAG TCTTGATGACTCGTCTTTTCCACCCGTGACTCTAAACTTTGCCAATGGAGCTGCAATGAAGTTGAAGCCACACAACTACCTTTTGCCGGAGATTTTAACG GGCGACCAGCTGATATTCTGCATGGGCTGGAAAAGACAAGGAAGTCTAAAAATAACTGTACTAGGAG ATATCATTTTAATGAATAAACTTGTAGTCCATGATTTGGATAACATGCGCTTGGGATGGGTGGACTACAACT GTTCTTCGCCAGTTAATGTTACCACTTCACACCAGTGGAAAAGAAGACACACCAATGCTGGTCATGCATCGTACACGTTCACAATGTCGATGCATATTGTAGTTGCTGTGTTTGCTGCACATATGCTCACCTTCTATGCCTAA
- the LOC120676092 gene encoding aspartic proteinase 39-like isoform X3: MDMRAMRWMLLLLLMFVPQIALFTGGDAMSFPPVLSLERRVQLKATAVKQLMQLDMARHATGRRLTGEGQGTTGVVKLPVIGSTDNNVGSPYLTRVKLGSPPKEFTALVDTGSDTLWFTCRPCSGCPEPSGLSQRNFYDPWLSSTSTVIGCSDKWCRDSIKNRLASCDTYHEHGLCGYNFIYESGASAGYYVSDEISLDTVGENIPSFSATIKFGCSNLQSGGLAQTGLGFDGIVGMGPNRNRLSLNSQLNSLGISPMVFSLCLESSGNGVLVLNEAVDQRMVYTPLLESKSYYSLNLESISVNGEILPIDSSVFTSGQRKTIVDSGTTLAYFADQAYDPFINAVVAAVSPSVQTSVGNDGGPCFLASGSLDDSSFPPVTLNFANGAAMKLKPHNYLLPEILTGDQLIFCMGWKRQGSLKITVLGDIILMNKLVVHDLDNMRLGWVDYNCSSPVNVTTSHQWKRRHTNAGHASYTFTMSMHIVVAVFAAHMLTFYA; encoded by the exons ATGGATATGCGTGCAATGAGATGGATGCTGCTTCTGCTTCTGATGTTTGTGCCACAGATTGCACTCTTCACCGGTGGAGACGCAATGTCGTTCCCGCCAGTCCTTAGCCTGGAGCGCAGAGTGCAGTTGAAGGCAACGGCTGTGAAGCAGCTAATGCAATTGGACATGGCACGGCATGCCACCGGAAGAAGGCTGACAGGTGAGGGACAGGGTACCACCGGAGTCGTAAAGCTCCCCGTAATCGGCTCAACGGACAACAATGTGGGCTC GCCATACTTAACTCGAGTGAAGTTGGGAAGCCCTCCAAAGGAATTTACGGCTCTAGTTGACACTGGCAGCGATACATTGTGGTTTACTTGCAGGCCTTGTTCTGGTTGCCCAGAACCAAGCGGACTT AGTCAGCGGAACTTCTACGATCCTTGGTTGTCATCCACGTCGACTGTGATAGGATGTTCGGATAAATGGTGCAGAGATTCAATAAAAAACCGCCTTGCAAGCTGTGACACGTACCACGAGCACGGTCTATGTGGTTATAATTTCATATATGAAAGCGGAGCATCCGCTGGGTATTATGTATCCGATGAAATCtctcttgacaccgtcggtGAAAACATACCGAGCTTTTCTGCTACTATTAAATTTGG GTGCAGTAACTTGCAGTCAGGTGGCCTGGCGCAGACAGGTCTCGGTTTCGACGGCATTGTGGGGATGGGGCCAAACAGAAACAGGTTGTCACTGAACTCCCAGTTGAATTCTCTCGGTATATCCCCAATGGTTTTCTCCCTATGCTTGGAGAGCTCTGGCAACGGTGTTCTTGTTCTCAATGAAGCAGTTGACCAAAGAATGGTCTACACACCTCTTCTCGAATCAAA ATCATATTACAGCTTGAATCTGGAGAGCATTTCTGTAAATGGTGAAATACTTCCTATCGACTCTTCGGTGTTCACATCTGGTCAACGGAAAACTATCGTGGATTCAGGAACAACACTAGCATATTTTGCAGATCAGGCCTATGATCCGTTTATTAATGCG GTAGTTGCTGCAGTCTCTCCATCTGTGCAAACTTCTGTGGGCAATGATGGAGGGCCTTGTTTTCTTGCATCTGGAAG TCTTGATGACTCGTCTTTTCCACCCGTGACTCTAAACTTTGCCAATGGAGCTGCAATGAAGTTGAAGCCACACAACTACCTTTTGCCGGAGATTTTAACG GGCGACCAGCTGATATTCTGCATGGGCTGGAAAAGACAAGGAAGTCTAAAAATAACTGTACTAGGAG ATATCATTTTAATGAATAAACTTGTAGTCCATGATTTGGATAACATGCGCTTGGGATGGGTGGACTACAACT GTTCTTCGCCAGTTAATGTTACCACTTCACACCAGTGGAAAAGAAGACACACCAATGCTGGTCATGCATCGTACACGTTCACAATGTCGATGCATATTGTAGTTGCTGTGTTTGCTGCACATATGCTCACCTTCTATGCCTAA
- the LOC120676092 gene encoding aspartic proteinase 39-like isoform X1: MRCRKRRKEEKEREEKEMKPRPAGCHPRRTSGCRRWRARRHPARRGRGSCPPGRTQRARRRSARTAPGRPAGPGASSPPSGAPPPRTTTGSRGAAGTERPPSTWSCSCWRTSTTAMSSGSEASPRATAPGSWLWHSLHLFGFTNIGMDMRAMRWMLLLLLMFVPQIALFTGGDAMSFPPVLSLERRVQLKATAVKQLMQLDMARHATGRRLTGEGQGTTGVVKLPVIGSTDNNVGSPYLTRVKLGSPPKEFTALVDTGSDTLWFTCRPCSGCPEPSGLSQRNFYDPWLSSTSTVIGCSDKWCRDSIKNRLASCDTYHEHGLCGYNFIYESGASAGYYVSDEISLDTVGENIPSFSATIKFGCSNLQSGGLAQTGLGFDGIVGMGPNRNRLSLNSQLNSLGISPMVFSLCLESSGNGVLVLNEAVDQRMVYTPLLESKSYYSLNLESISVNGEILPIDSSVFTSGQRKTIVDSGTTLAYFADQAYDPFINAVVAAVSPSVQTSVGNDGGPCFLASGSLDDSSFPPVTLNFANGAAMKLKPHNYLLPEILTGDQLIFCMGWKRQGSLKITVLGDIILMNKLVVHDLDNMRLGWVDYNCSSPVNVTTSHQWKRRHTNAGHASYTFTMSMHIVVAVFAAHMLTFYA, from the exons CATCCTGCGCGCAGAGGACGAGGTAGCTGTCCGCCGGGACGAAcgcagcgcgcgcggcggcgatcaGCGCGAACAGCACCAGGCCGGCCCGCAGGACCGGGGGCCTCGTCGCCACCGTCAGGCGCGCCGCCCCCCAGGACGACCACCGGCagcaggggagcggcggggACGGAAAGGCCGCCTTCTACCtggagctgcagctgctggcgCACCTCAACCACCGCCATGTCGTCCGGCTCCGAGGCTTCGCCGAGGGCCACCGCGCCAG GTTCCTGGCTCTGGCACTCCCTTCATTTATTCGGCTTCACAAACATAG GTATGGATATGCGTGCAATGAGATGGATGCTGCTTCTGCTTCTGATGTTTGTGCCACAGATTGCACTCTTCACCGGTGGAGACGCAATGTCGTTCCCGCCAGTCCTTAGCCTGGAGCGCAGAGTGCAGTTGAAGGCAACGGCTGTGAAGCAGCTAATGCAATTGGACATGGCACGGCATGCCACCGGAAGAAGGCTGACAGGTGAGGGACAGGGTACCACCGGAGTCGTAAAGCTCCCCGTAATCGGCTCAACGGACAACAATGTGGGCTC GCCATACTTAACTCGAGTGAAGTTGGGAAGCCCTCCAAAGGAATTTACGGCTCTAGTTGACACTGGCAGCGATACATTGTGGTTTACTTGCAGGCCTTGTTCTGGTTGCCCAGAACCAAGCGGACTT AGTCAGCGGAACTTCTACGATCCTTGGTTGTCATCCACGTCGACTGTGATAGGATGTTCGGATAAATGGTGCAGAGATTCAATAAAAAACCGCCTTGCAAGCTGTGACACGTACCACGAGCACGGTCTATGTGGTTATAATTTCATATATGAAAGCGGAGCATCCGCTGGGTATTATGTATCCGATGAAATCtctcttgacaccgtcggtGAAAACATACCGAGCTTTTCTGCTACTATTAAATTTGG GTGCAGTAACTTGCAGTCAGGTGGCCTGGCGCAGACAGGTCTCGGTTTCGACGGCATTGTGGGGATGGGGCCAAACAGAAACAGGTTGTCACTGAACTCCCAGTTGAATTCTCTCGGTATATCCCCAATGGTTTTCTCCCTATGCTTGGAGAGCTCTGGCAACGGTGTTCTTGTTCTCAATGAAGCAGTTGACCAAAGAATGGTCTACACACCTCTTCTCGAATCAAA ATCATATTACAGCTTGAATCTGGAGAGCATTTCTGTAAATGGTGAAATACTTCCTATCGACTCTTCGGTGTTCACATCTGGTCAACGGAAAACTATCGTGGATTCAGGAACAACACTAGCATATTTTGCAGATCAGGCCTATGATCCGTTTATTAATGCG GTAGTTGCTGCAGTCTCTCCATCTGTGCAAACTTCTGTGGGCAATGATGGAGGGCCTTGTTTTCTTGCATCTGGAAG TCTTGATGACTCGTCTTTTCCACCCGTGACTCTAAACTTTGCCAATGGAGCTGCAATGAAGTTGAAGCCACACAACTACCTTTTGCCGGAGATTTTAACG GGCGACCAGCTGATATTCTGCATGGGCTGGAAAAGACAAGGAAGTCTAAAAATAACTGTACTAGGAG ATATCATTTTAATGAATAAACTTGTAGTCCATGATTTGGATAACATGCGCTTGGGATGGGTGGACTACAACT GTTCTTCGCCAGTTAATGTTACCACTTCACACCAGTGGAAAAGAAGACACACCAATGCTGGTCATGCATCGTACACGTTCACAATGTCGATGCATATTGTAGTTGCTGTGTTTGCTGCACATATGCTCACCTTCTATGCCTAA
- the LOC120676092 gene encoding aspartic proteinase 36-like isoform X4, whose amino-acid sequence MRCRKRRKEEKEREEKEMKPRPAGCHPRRTSGCRRWRARRHPARRGRGSCPPGRTQRARRRSARTAPGRPAGPGASSPPSGAPPPRTTTGSRGAAGTERPPSTWSCSCWRTSTTAMSSGSEASPRATAPGSWLWHSLHLFGFTNIGMDMRAMRWMLLLLLMFVPQIALFTGGDAMSFPPVLSLERRVQLKATAVKQLMQLDMARHATGRRLTGEGQGTTGVVKLPVIGSTDNNVGSPYLTRVKLGSPPKEFTALVDTGSDTLWFTCRPCSGCPEPSGLSQRNFYDPWLSSTSTVIGCSDKWCRDSIKNRLASCDTYHEHGLCGYNFIYESGASAGYYVSDEISLDTVGENIPSFSATIKFGCSNLQSGGLAQTGLGFDGIVGMGPNRNRLSLNSQLNSLGISPMVFSLCLESSGNGVLVLNEAVDQRMVYTPLLESK is encoded by the exons CATCCTGCGCGCAGAGGACGAGGTAGCTGTCCGCCGGGACGAAcgcagcgcgcgcggcggcgatcaGCGCGAACAGCACCAGGCCGGCCCGCAGGACCGGGGGCCTCGTCGCCACCGTCAGGCGCGCCGCCCCCCAGGACGACCACCGGCagcaggggagcggcggggACGGAAAGGCCGCCTTCTACCtggagctgcagctgctggcgCACCTCAACCACCGCCATGTCGTCCGGCTCCGAGGCTTCGCCGAGGGCCACCGCGCCAG GTTCCTGGCTCTGGCACTCCCTTCATTTATTCGGCTTCACAAACATAG GTATGGATATGCGTGCAATGAGATGGATGCTGCTTCTGCTTCTGATGTTTGTGCCACAGATTGCACTCTTCACCGGTGGAGACGCAATGTCGTTCCCGCCAGTCCTTAGCCTGGAGCGCAGAGTGCAGTTGAAGGCAACGGCTGTGAAGCAGCTAATGCAATTGGACATGGCACGGCATGCCACCGGAAGAAGGCTGACAGGTGAGGGACAGGGTACCACCGGAGTCGTAAAGCTCCCCGTAATCGGCTCAACGGACAACAATGTGGGCTC GCCATACTTAACTCGAGTGAAGTTGGGAAGCCCTCCAAAGGAATTTACGGCTCTAGTTGACACTGGCAGCGATACATTGTGGTTTACTTGCAGGCCTTGTTCTGGTTGCCCAGAACCAAGCGGACTT AGTCAGCGGAACTTCTACGATCCTTGGTTGTCATCCACGTCGACTGTGATAGGATGTTCGGATAAATGGTGCAGAGATTCAATAAAAAACCGCCTTGCAAGCTGTGACACGTACCACGAGCACGGTCTATGTGGTTATAATTTCATATATGAAAGCGGAGCATCCGCTGGGTATTATGTATCCGATGAAATCtctcttgacaccgtcggtGAAAACATACCGAGCTTTTCTGCTACTATTAAATTTGG GTGCAGTAACTTGCAGTCAGGTGGCCTGGCGCAGACAGGTCTCGGTTTCGACGGCATTGTGGGGATGGGGCCAAACAGAAACAGGTTGTCACTGAACTCCCAGTTGAATTCTCTCGGTATATCCCCAATGGTTTTCTCCCTATGCTTGGAGAGCTCTGGCAACGGTGTTCTTGTTCTCAATGAAGCAGTTGACCAAAGAATGGTCTACACACCTCTTCTCGAATCAAA GTAG